From Micromonospora rifamycinica, a single genomic window includes:
- a CDS encoding VOC family protein — translation MTMNAITRSQLYVLDQDEALDFYVGKLGFEVNTDQDLGFMRWLTVNVPGDPQREVLLEKPGPPALDPATAEQVRELLTKGAIGGWLSITTDDARKTYEDLLGKGVDITDEPTERPYGIDFGIRDPFGNRIRIGQMFPRG, via the coding sequence ATGACGATGAACGCGATCACCCGCTCCCAGCTGTACGTCCTCGACCAGGACGAGGCGCTCGACTTCTACGTCGGCAAGCTGGGTTTCGAGGTCAACACCGACCAGGATCTGGGCTTCATGCGGTGGCTGACGGTCAACGTCCCCGGCGACCCGCAGCGCGAGGTGCTGCTGGAGAAGCCCGGCCCGCCTGCTCTGGACCCGGCGACCGCCGAGCAGGTCAGGGAGCTGCTGACCAAGGGGGCGATCGGCGGCTGGCTGAGCATCACCACCGACGACGCCCGCAAGACGTACGAGGATCTCCTCGGTAAGGGGGTGGACATCACCGACGAGCCGACCGAACGTCCGTACGGTATCGACTTCGGCATCCGCGACCCGTTCGGCAACCGGATCCGGATCGGCCAGATGTTCCCCCGGGGCTGA
- a CDS encoding ABC transporter ATP-binding protein, with product MATVTYAKASRIYPGTERPAVNQLDLQIGDGEFLVLVGPSGCGKSTSLRMLAGLEDVDDGAIYIDDRDVTHLPPKARDIAMVFQNYALYPHMSVYENMAFALKLRKTPKAEIDRRVKEAAGLLQLEEYLSRKPKALSGGQRQRVAMGRAIVREPQVFLMDEPLSNLDAKLRVQTRTQIASLQAKLGITTVYVTHDQVEAMTMGHRVAVMLDGVLQQVDTPRALYDTPANVFVAGFMGSPAMNIKTVSLNERGAAFAEMHIPLTREQVEAARSEGGDNRVTVGFRPEDCDLVSPTEGGMPVVVELVEDLGSDANVYGHAALEGHEERFVVRTDRRTMPNMGDTVFVKPRAGRSHVFNAATGHRI from the coding sequence ATGGCTACGGTCACGTACGCGAAGGCCTCCCGGATATATCCGGGCACCGAGCGCCCCGCGGTCAACCAGCTCGACCTCCAGATCGGCGACGGGGAGTTCCTCGTCCTGGTCGGTCCGTCGGGCTGCGGCAAGTCCACCAGCCTGCGAATGCTCGCCGGCCTGGAGGACGTCGACGACGGCGCGATCTACATCGACGACCGGGACGTCACCCACCTCCCGCCGAAGGCCCGCGACATCGCGATGGTCTTCCAGAACTACGCCCTCTACCCGCACATGTCGGTGTACGAGAACATGGCGTTCGCCCTCAAGCTGCGCAAGACCCCCAAGGCCGAGATCGACCGGCGGGTCAAGGAGGCGGCGGGCCTGCTCCAGCTGGAGGAGTACCTCAGCCGTAAGCCGAAGGCGCTCTCCGGCGGTCAGCGCCAGCGGGTCGCGATGGGGCGGGCGATCGTCCGCGAGCCGCAGGTCTTCCTCATGGACGAGCCGCTGTCGAACCTCGACGCCAAGCTCCGCGTGCAGACCCGTACCCAGATCGCCTCGCTCCAGGCGAAGCTCGGCATCACCACGGTCTACGTCACCCACGACCAGGTCGAGGCCATGACCATGGGGCACCGGGTGGCGGTCATGCTCGACGGCGTCCTCCAGCAGGTGGACACCCCGCGGGCGCTCTACGACACCCCGGCCAATGTCTTCGTCGCCGGCTTCATGGGCTCCCCCGCCATGAACATCAAGACCGTCTCGCTGAACGAGCGGGGCGCGGCCTTCGCCGAGATGCACATCCCGCTGACCCGCGAGCAGGTCGAGGCGGCCCGCAGCGAGGGTGGCGACAACCGGGTCACCGTCGGCTTCCGCCCGGAGGACTGCGACCTGGTCAGCCCGACCGAGGGCGGCATGCCCGTCGTCGTCGAACTGGTCGAGGACCTCGGCTCGGACGCCAACGTCTACGGCCACGCCGCGCTGGAGGGCCACGAGGAGCGCTTCGTGGTCCGCACCGACCGGCGGACCATGCCGAACATGGGTGACACCGTGTTCGTCAAGCCGCGGGCCGGCCGCAGCCACGTGTTCAACGCGGCCACCGGCCACCGGATCTGA
- the adhE gene encoding bifunctional acetaldehyde-CoA/alcohol dehydrogenase produces the protein MAQRCSVEAARTVRDAAVAAGAPEHCVQWIEEPSVEATTALMHHPGVATILATGGNAMVRAAYSAGKPALGVGAGNVPAWIEATAKLKRAVNDIVLSKSFDNGMICASEQAVILDAAIHDAAIDEFRTLHAHLATPAEKAKLEALLFPAGKLNPDVVGRTAAWIADAAGITVAPDTSIILVAVDRVGPDEPLTREKLCPVLAVLRADSREQGLRYAEQMVEFHGLGHSAVIHTADEELVEEFGRRVKAVRIIWNSPASQGGIGDMYNAFLPSLTLGCGSYGRTSVSDNVSAVNLLNIKRIGRRNNNMQWFKVPSKIFFEANAIRYLAEMPDVHRVTVVTDATMTRLGFVDRINRVLQRRPGRIALQIIDDVEPEPSVETVDRGAALMRAFRPDTIVALGGGSAMDAAKVMWLRYEHPDVVFDDLREKFFDIRKRAFTFPTLGALARLVCVPTTSGTGAEVTPFAVITDHRTGKKYPLADYALTPTVAIVDPVLTASMPATIAADSGFDALTHAIEAYVSVYANDFTDGPALHAVRLIFANLERAVVDADPEARERMHNAGTIAGMAFGSAFLGIVHAMSHTLGATFHIAHGRTNAVLLPHVIRYNGTVPAKLSGWPRYESYRAPERFAEIAAQLGLPAGTPAEGVASLADAVERLRDAVGIEPSFAAIGVDRAAFEAALPQQALNAYEDQCAPANPRMPMLDDMQQLMRAAYHGTAR, from the coding sequence GTGGCCCAGCGGTGCAGCGTCGAGGCCGCCCGCACGGTACGCGACGCGGCGGTCGCCGCCGGAGCGCCCGAGCACTGCGTGCAGTGGATCGAGGAGCCGTCGGTCGAGGCGACCACCGCGCTGATGCACCACCCCGGGGTCGCCACCATCCTCGCCACCGGCGGCAACGCCATGGTGCGGGCCGCGTACTCGGCGGGGAAGCCGGCGCTCGGCGTGGGCGCGGGCAACGTGCCGGCCTGGATCGAGGCGACCGCCAAGCTCAAGCGCGCGGTCAACGACATCGTGCTGTCCAAGTCGTTCGACAACGGCATGATCTGCGCCTCCGAGCAGGCCGTCATCCTCGACGCGGCGATCCACGACGCGGCCATCGACGAGTTCCGCACCCTGCACGCCCACCTGGCCACCCCGGCCGAGAAGGCCAAGCTGGAGGCCCTGCTCTTCCCCGCCGGCAAGCTCAACCCCGACGTGGTGGGCCGCACGGCCGCCTGGATCGCCGACGCCGCCGGGATCACCGTCGCCCCGGACACCTCGATCATCCTGGTCGCGGTCGACCGGGTCGGCCCCGACGAGCCGCTGACCAGGGAGAAGCTCTGCCCGGTGCTGGCCGTGCTGCGCGCCGACAGCCGCGAGCAGGGCCTGCGGTACGCCGAGCAGATGGTCGAGTTCCACGGGCTCGGGCACAGCGCGGTCATCCACACCGCCGACGAGGAACTGGTGGAGGAGTTCGGCCGCCGGGTGAAGGCCGTCCGGATCATCTGGAACTCGCCGGCCTCGCAGGGCGGCATCGGCGACATGTACAACGCGTTCCTGCCGTCGCTGACGCTGGGCTGCGGCAGCTACGGGCGTACCTCGGTGTCCGACAACGTGTCGGCGGTGAACCTGCTCAACATCAAGCGGATCGGCCGGCGGAACAACAACATGCAGTGGTTCAAGGTCCCGTCGAAGATCTTCTTCGAGGCGAACGCGATCCGCTACCTGGCCGAGATGCCCGACGTGCACCGGGTCACCGTGGTCACCGACGCCACCATGACCCGGCTCGGCTTCGTCGACCGGATCAACCGGGTGCTGCAACGTCGTCCCGGGCGGATCGCCCTGCAGATCATCGACGACGTGGAGCCCGAGCCGAGCGTCGAGACCGTCGACCGGGGGGCGGCGCTGATGCGGGCCTTCCGCCCCGACACCATCGTCGCCCTCGGCGGCGGCTCGGCGATGGACGCGGCCAAGGTGATGTGGCTGCGCTACGAGCACCCGGACGTGGTCTTCGACGACCTGCGGGAGAAGTTCTTCGACATCCGCAAGCGGGCCTTCACCTTCCCGACCCTCGGCGCGCTGGCCCGGCTGGTCTGCGTGCCGACCACGTCGGGCACGGGCGCCGAGGTGACCCCGTTCGCGGTGATCACCGACCACCGGACCGGCAAGAAGTACCCGCTCGCCGACTACGCGCTCACCCCGACCGTGGCGATCGTCGACCCGGTGCTGACCGCCAGCATGCCGGCCACCATCGCCGCCGACAGCGGCTTCGACGCGCTCACCCACGCCATCGAGGCGTACGTGTCGGTGTACGCGAACGACTTCACCGACGGGCCGGCCCTGCACGCCGTCCGGCTGATCTTCGCCAACCTGGAGCGGGCGGTGGTCGACGCCGACCCCGAGGCGCGGGAACGGATGCACAACGCGGGCACCATCGCCGGGATGGCGTTCGGCAGCGCGTTCCTCGGCATCGTGCACGCCATGTCGCACACCCTCGGCGCGACGTTCCACATCGCCCACGGTCGGACCAACGCGGTGCTGCTGCCGCACGTGATCCGCTACAACGGCACCGTCCCGGCGAAGCTGTCCGGCTGGCCGCGCTACGAGAGCTACCGGGCGCCGGAACGCTTCGCCGAGATCGCCGCCCAGCTCGGCCTGCCGGCCGGCACCCCGGCGGAGGGGGTGGCGTCGCTGGCCGACGCGGTGGAGCGGCTGCGTGACGCGGTCGGCATCGAACCGTCGTTCGCCGCGATCGGCGTCGACCGGGCGGCGTTCGAGGCGGCGCTGCCGCAGCAGGCCCTCAACGCCTACGAGGACCAGTGCGCCCCGGCGAACCCCCGGATGCCGATGCTCGACGACATGCAGCAGCTCATGCGGGCCGCCTACCACGGCACCGCACGCTGA
- a CDS encoding FAD-dependent oxidoreductase gives MALSQKLGRLIGVREHEVDPGGGGAPRVTRPTTAVVVGGGIAGMSAAVVLAERGVEVTVLEAAPTLGGRLGAWPEALADGSQVNEHGFHAFFRQYYNWRSILRRVDPTLGFLKPIPGYPILSAQWPTEEFGRLPPAPPANLLALLLRSPSLRLTDLRTMDRDAALPLLSYDPVRTYAEFDDTTADALLASLTLPDRARAMLFEVFSHSFFNHETEMSAAEMIAQFHFYLLGNPEGLAFDCPDEDYATAIWQPLTRHVEQHGGRVCTGVAASRLDREPDGWRVTTVDGTVHSAGQVVLAVDPPALAALVAASPGLVAAAPELVARMPAFGRPGPPYAVARYWLDGDVRADRAVFSGVSRQPTLDSVTLYHRLENESRRWAQRTGGAVVELHAYACDEGVPAEELAERMRVELTALWPEVGGLRVRELRARVEAQAPAFTPGSHAGRPGVRTDADGLYLAGDGIGTDFPSALMERSAATGIIAANHILRAAGAAAEPVRSIRPRGLLAGK, from the coding sequence ATGGCGCTGTCGCAGAAGCTGGGTCGGCTCATCGGCGTACGCGAGCACGAGGTGGACCCGGGCGGTGGTGGCGCCCCCCGGGTGACCCGGCCGACCACTGCCGTGGTGGTGGGCGGCGGGATCGCCGGCATGTCGGCGGCGGTGGTGCTCGCCGAACGCGGGGTGGAGGTCACCGTGCTGGAGGCCGCGCCGACGCTGGGTGGCCGGCTCGGCGCGTGGCCGGAGGCGCTCGCCGACGGCAGCCAGGTCAACGAGCACGGCTTCCACGCGTTCTTCCGGCAGTACTACAACTGGCGGTCGATCCTGCGGCGGGTCGATCCGACGCTCGGTTTCCTCAAGCCGATCCCCGGCTACCCGATCCTGTCCGCGCAGTGGCCCACCGAGGAGTTCGGCAGGCTGCCCCCTGCCCCGCCGGCCAACCTGCTGGCGTTACTGCTGCGCAGCCCCAGCCTGCGCCTGACCGACCTGCGCACGATGGACCGGGACGCCGCGCTGCCGCTGCTCAGCTACGACCCGGTACGCACCTACGCCGAGTTCGACGACACCACCGCCGACGCGCTGCTCGCCTCGCTGACGCTGCCGGACCGGGCGCGGGCGATGCTGTTCGAGGTCTTCTCGCACTCGTTCTTCAACCACGAGACCGAGATGTCGGCCGCCGAGATGATCGCCCAGTTCCACTTCTACCTGCTGGGCAACCCGGAGGGGTTGGCGTTCGACTGCCCCGACGAGGACTACGCCACGGCGATCTGGCAGCCGCTGACCCGGCACGTGGAGCAGCACGGCGGCCGGGTGTGCACCGGCGTCGCCGCCAGCCGGCTGGACCGGGAACCGGACGGCTGGCGGGTGACCACCGTCGACGGCACCGTCCACTCCGCCGGGCAGGTGGTGCTGGCCGTCGACCCGCCCGCGCTGGCCGCGCTGGTCGCCGCCTCCCCCGGCCTGGTCGCGGCGGCACCGGAGCTGGTGGCCCGGATGCCCGCGTTCGGTCGGCCCGGCCCGCCGTACGCGGTGGCGCGGTACTGGCTCGACGGGGACGTCCGGGCCGACCGGGCGGTGTTCAGCGGGGTGTCCCGACAGCCCACCCTGGACTCGGTGACCCTCTACCACCGGCTGGAGAACGAGTCCCGCCGCTGGGCGCAGCGCACCGGTGGCGCGGTGGTGGAGCTGCACGCGTACGCCTGTGACGAGGGGGTGCCGGCGGAGGAACTGGCCGAGCGGATGCGGGTCGAGTTGACCGCGCTCTGGCCGGAGGTCGGTGGGTTGCGGGTGCGTGAGCTGCGCGCCCGGGTCGAGGCGCAGGCCCCGGCGTTCACCCCGGGCAGCCACGCCGGCCGTCCCGGGGTACGCACCGACGCCGACGGCCTCTACCTGGCCGGGGACGGCATCGGCACCGACTTCCCCAGCGCGTTGATGGAGCGGTCGGCGGCGACCGGGATCATCGCCGCCAACCACATCCTGCGGGCCGCGGGGGCCGCCGCCGAGCCGGTCCGCTCGATCCGCCCCCGGGGGCTGCTCGCCGGGAAGTGA
- a CDS encoding M4 family metallopeptidase: MKRPLAAVSAALLTSGLLTCVATAAQAAPAAPAPDTAPAARAESLLRSNPGAVQGVSGEAYRAVRTKVDANGAAHVRYTRTYQGLRVYGGDFVIHTAPDGTLAGTSVGLAAPLTLGTTAKISPAAAAATARKAFSGKITEVGTPELFVDATSGKGRLAWETVLSGWKADQQTPSKLHVITDASTGRVIGAHDEIESVVGSGQGIYTGSVSIDTTLSGSTYQMIDPSHGNGRTCDMNNGTTTCTTFTDADNAWGDGTNANRQSAGVDAHFGAAKTFDYFKNVHGRNGIFGNGTGVPSRVHYGRNYINAFWDGAQMTYGDGASNSRPLVSLDVAGHEMSHGVTEAVSGLVYSGESGGLNEATSDIFGNMVEFYAAAPSDPGDYQVGEKININGNGTPLRYMYNPSLDGSSDSCWTTSTKNKDVHYSSGVGNHFFFNLAEGTGATSYGTSPVCGSAPAVTGIGREKAEKIWFRALDVYFTSNTSYVNTSTPANTARAYSLKAATDLYGSCSTEYKAVQAAWTAVAVSGSDAPCSSTGNDFSVTLSPTSGSVTAGGSVATTVATATTSGTAQTVTFSASGLPTGATATFSPASVTSGASSTLTIATSAGTPAGSYPVTVTGTGAVAHSASYTLVVSSVGGSCTAGQLLGNPGFESGNTVWSASTSVIGQHGASQPTHGGTWDAWLGGTGGTLTETLSQTVSVPAGCSTYNFSFWLHIDSREVSSTTAYDKLTVQVLNSSGTVLATLATYSNLNKATGYTQRSFSLAAYAGQSVTLKFTGTEDASLRTSFVVDDTALDVS, from the coding sequence GTGAAAAGACCCCTCGCCGCCGTCAGCGCAGCTCTGCTCACCAGCGGATTGCTGACCTGCGTCGCCACCGCAGCGCAGGCGGCCCCGGCCGCCCCTGCCCCGGACACCGCCCCTGCCGCCCGCGCCGAGAGCCTGCTGCGCAGCAACCCCGGTGCCGTGCAGGGTGTCAGCGGAGAGGCCTACCGGGCCGTCCGTACCAAGGTCGACGCCAACGGTGCGGCGCACGTCCGCTACACCCGTACCTACCAGGGTCTGCGGGTGTACGGCGGTGACTTCGTCATCCACACCGCACCCGACGGCACCCTCGCCGGCACCTCGGTCGGTCTGGCCGCCCCGCTGACCCTCGGCACCACCGCCAAGATCAGCCCGGCGGCGGCCGCCGCGACGGCCCGCAAGGCGTTCTCCGGCAAGATCACCGAGGTGGGTACGCCGGAGCTCTTCGTCGACGCCACCTCCGGCAAGGGCCGACTCGCCTGGGAGACCGTGCTGTCCGGCTGGAAGGCCGACCAGCAGACCCCGTCGAAGCTGCACGTCATCACCGACGCCAGCACCGGCCGGGTCATCGGCGCGCACGACGAGATCGAGTCCGTGGTCGGCAGCGGCCAGGGCATCTACACCGGCTCGGTCAGCATCGACACCACGCTCTCCGGCAGCACGTACCAGATGATCGACCCGTCGCACGGCAACGGCCGTACCTGCGACATGAACAACGGCACCACCACCTGCACCACGTTCACCGACGCCGACAACGCCTGGGGCGACGGCACCAACGCCAACCGGCAGTCGGCCGGCGTCGACGCCCACTTCGGCGCGGCCAAGACGTTCGACTACTTCAAGAACGTGCACGGCCGCAACGGCATCTTCGGCAACGGCACGGGTGTGCCGAGCCGGGTCCACTACGGCCGCAACTACATCAACGCCTTCTGGGACGGCGCCCAGATGACCTACGGCGACGGCGCCAGCAACTCCCGGCCGCTGGTCTCCCTCGACGTGGCCGGCCACGAGATGAGCCACGGCGTCACCGAGGCCGTCTCCGGCCTGGTCTACTCCGGCGAGTCGGGCGGTCTCAACGAGGCCACCAGCGACATCTTCGGCAACATGGTCGAGTTCTACGCCGCCGCGCCCAGCGACCCGGGCGACTACCAGGTCGGCGAGAAGATCAACATCAACGGCAACGGCACCCCGCTGCGCTACATGTACAACCCGTCGCTGGACGGTTCGTCCGACTCGTGCTGGACCACCAGCACCAAGAACAAGGACGTGCACTACTCCTCCGGCGTCGGCAACCACTTCTTCTTCAACCTCGCCGAGGGCACCGGCGCGACGTCGTACGGCACCTCGCCGGTCTGCGGCTCCGCCCCGGCGGTCACCGGTATCGGCCGGGAGAAGGCCGAGAAGATCTGGTTCCGCGCCCTGGACGTGTACTTCACCTCCAACACGTCGTACGTCAACACCAGCACCCCGGCCAACACCGCCCGCGCGTACAGCCTCAAGGCGGCGACCGACCTGTACGGCAGCTGCTCCACCGAGTACAAGGCCGTCCAGGCGGCGTGGACCGCGGTCGCCGTCTCCGGCAGCGACGCCCCCTGCTCCTCGACCGGTAACGACTTCTCCGTCACGCTCTCCCCGACCTCCGGCTCGGTGACCGCGGGCGGTTCGGTCGCCACCACCGTCGCCACCGCGACCACCAGCGGCACCGCGCAGACCGTGACGTTCTCCGCGTCCGGCCTGCCGACCGGCGCGACCGCGACGTTCAGCCCGGCCTCGGTGACCTCGGGCGCGTCGTCGACCCTGACCATCGCCACCTCGGCCGGCACCCCGGCCGGCAGCTACCCGGTGACGGTCACCGGCACCGGCGCGGTGGCCCACTCGGCCAGCTACACGCTGGTCGTGAGCAGCGTCGGTGGCAGCTGCACCGCCGGCCAGCTCCTCGGTAACCCCGGCTTCGAGTCCGGCAACACGGTCTGGTCGGCCAGCACCAGCGTCATCGGGCAGCACGGGGCCAGCCAGCCCACCCACGGGGGCACCTGGGACGCCTGGCTGGGCGGCACCGGCGGCACCCTGACCGAGACGCTCTCCCAGACGGTGAGCGTGCCGGCGGGCTGCTCGACGTACAACTTCAGCTTCTGGCTGCACATCGACTCGCGGGAGGTCTCCAGCACCACCGCGTACGACAAGCTCACCGTGCAGGTGCTCAACTCCTCCGGCACCGTGCTGGCGACCCTGGCGACCTACTCGAACCTGAACAAGGCCACCGGGTACACCCAGCGCTCGTTCTCGCTGGCGGCGTACGCCGGCCAGAGCGTGACCCTCAAGTTCACCGGCACCGAGGACGCCTCGCTGCGGACGTCCTTCGTGGTCGACGACACCGCGCTCGACGTCTCCTGA
- a CDS encoding enoyl-CoA hydratase/isomerase family protein, whose product MSDAELTVGVTGAVATVTIRNPTRRNAMTPAMWRRLPVLLDGLEADPAVRALVLTGADGAFCAGADLGDLDELLDANGDAGIAVAAEERLAAFAKPTVAAVQGPCVGGGCLLAVACDLRIAAPDARFGVPPARLGLVYPAPSTRRLARLVGPSTAKFLIFTAELIDADRALRVGLADEVADDLTGRVAAITAAVAARSQLSIAAAKEIIDDRAQPARIAWWHRKVRDSGEAREGIAAHHERRPPDFPWSPSAPQ is encoded by the coding sequence GTGTCGGACGCGGAGTTGACCGTCGGGGTGACCGGCGCGGTGGCGACGGTGACGATCCGTAACCCCACCCGGCGCAACGCGATGACGCCGGCCATGTGGCGACGGCTGCCCGTGCTGCTGGACGGGCTGGAGGCCGACCCGGCGGTGCGCGCCCTGGTGCTCACCGGCGCCGACGGGGCGTTCTGCGCCGGTGCCGACCTCGGCGACCTCGACGAGCTGCTGGACGCCAACGGGGACGCGGGCATCGCGGTCGCCGCCGAGGAGCGGCTGGCCGCGTTCGCCAAGCCCACCGTCGCGGCGGTGCAGGGCCCCTGCGTCGGCGGTGGCTGCCTGCTCGCGGTCGCCTGCGACCTGCGGATCGCCGCCCCGGACGCCCGGTTCGGGGTGCCGCCGGCCCGCCTCGGCCTGGTCTACCCGGCACCCTCCACCCGGCGGCTGGCCCGCCTCGTCGGCCCGTCCACCGCCAAGTTCCTGATCTTCACCGCCGAGTTGATCGACGCCGACCGGGCGCTGCGGGTCGGCCTGGCCGACGAGGTGGCCGACGACCTGACCGGCCGGGTCGCCGCCATCACCGCCGCCGTCGCGGCCCGCTCCCAGCTCAGCATCGCCGCCGCCAAGGAGATCATCGACGACCGGGCCCAGCCGGCCCGGATCGCCTGGTGGCACCGGAAGGTACGGGACAGCGGCGAGGCCCGCGAGGGTATCGCGGCCCACCACGAACGCCGTCCCCCCGACTTCCCCTGGTCCCCGTCCGCCCCTCAGTGA
- a CDS encoding MSMEG_6728 family protein — translation MQTFLPYPDFLASARVLDQRRLGKQRVEALQVLRGLTRPGYGWRHHPAVRMWAGYEEALTRYGLDVCAVWAAAGRADTCAATLVTDLTTARGTGRVRTQAELAAAGELPPWLGRDDLHRSHRSALLRKDPEHYRPRFGDVPSDLEYVWPPSDRPPLAAGHPTGGEGAAS, via the coding sequence GTGCAGACGTTCCTGCCGTACCCGGATTTCCTGGCCAGCGCGCGGGTCCTCGACCAGCGGCGGCTGGGCAAGCAGCGGGTGGAGGCGCTCCAGGTGCTGCGCGGGCTGACCCGGCCGGGATACGGCTGGCGTCACCACCCGGCGGTGCGGATGTGGGCCGGCTACGAGGAGGCGCTGACCCGGTACGGGCTGGACGTGTGCGCGGTCTGGGCGGCGGCGGGCCGGGCGGACACCTGCGCGGCGACCCTGGTCACCGACCTGACCACCGCCCGGGGCACGGGTCGGGTACGCACCCAGGCCGAGCTGGCCGCCGCCGGTGAGCTGCCGCCCTGGCTGGGCCGGGACGACCTGCACCGCAGCCACCGGTCGGCGCTGCTGCGCAAGGACCCGGAGCACTACCGCCCGCGGTTCGGCGACGTGCCGTCCGACCTGGAGTACGTCTGGCCCCCGTCCGACCGTCCCCCGCTCGCCGCCGGACACCCCACCGGCGGCGAGGGCGCGGCTTCCTGA
- a CDS encoding ASCH domain-containing protein: protein MTTPRFPDLPTCEFAFPGPLRDRLVAAVLSGAKTATTGLLQDYERTGEPLPAVGDRSVVVDSAARPVAVIEVTGVRVVRLGDVDLDHARDEGEGYDSVAAWRAGHEGYWHGPDYLGWIDDPGFRVDDDTLAVAERFRLVG from the coding sequence GTGACCACACCGCGCTTTCCCGACCTGCCGACGTGCGAGTTCGCCTTTCCCGGTCCCCTGCGTGACCGGCTGGTGGCCGCCGTGCTCAGCGGGGCGAAGACCGCGACCACCGGCCTGCTCCAGGACTACGAGCGTACCGGTGAGCCGCTGCCCGCGGTGGGTGACCGGAGCGTGGTGGTCGACTCCGCCGCCCGCCCGGTCGCGGTGATCGAGGTGACCGGGGTCCGGGTGGTCCGGCTCGGTGACGTCGACCTCGACCATGCCCGGGACGAGGGGGAGGGGTACGACTCGGTGGCGGCCTGGCGGGCCGGCCACGAGGGGTACTGGCACGGGCCGGACTACCTCGGCTGGATCGACGACCCCGGGTTCCGGGTGGACGACGACACGCTCGCCGTCGCCGAGCGCTTCCGCCTGGTCGGGTGA
- a CDS encoding helix-turn-helix domain-containing protein, with protein MSRAVEQSNRAMLRARDAMDRAYAEPLDIPALARIALVSEAHFIRTFRATFGETPHRYLQRRRVERAMSMLVETDRDVTGICFAVGFSSLGSFSRTFRQIVGESPSEYRSRRSAGGTPVPSCFAKAWTRPSSFG; from the coding sequence ATGAGTCGTGCGGTGGAGCAGTCGAACCGGGCCATGTTGCGCGCCCGGGACGCGATGGACCGGGCCTACGCCGAGCCGCTGGACATCCCGGCGCTGGCCCGGATCGCGCTGGTCTCCGAGGCGCACTTCATCCGCACCTTCCGGGCCACCTTCGGCGAGACCCCGCACCGCTACCTGCAACGACGTCGGGTGGAACGGGCGATGTCGATGCTGGTGGAGACCGACCGGGACGTCACCGGCATCTGTTTCGCCGTCGGGTTCAGCAGCCTCGGTTCGTTCAGCCGTACCTTCCGCCAGATCGTCGGCGAGTCGCCCAGCGAGTACCGCAGCCGCCGGTCGGCCGGTGGCACGCCGGTGCCGAGCTGCTTCGCCAAGGCCTGGACCAGACCCAGCAGTTTTGGATAA